One segment of Fructilactobacillus hinvesii DNA contains the following:
- the ybeY gene encoding rRNA maturation RNase YbeY has product MDLEIYDETKEQVPNAKLELIKNLLDYAAQTLKLEDNTEMSVTLVNNDRIQEINREYRNVDRATDVISFAIEDDADDDFPMIMDDELRAEIPENLGDIFVSMDKVKEQADFLGHSEDRELGFLVVHGFLHLNGYDHMQPEDEAVMFPLQRKILDNYGLKK; this is encoded by the coding sequence ATGGATTTAGAAATTTATGATGAAACCAAGGAGCAAGTGCCCAATGCTAAGCTAGAGCTAATTAAAAATTTGTTAGACTATGCGGCCCAAACCTTGAAGCTTGAAGACAACACGGAAATGTCAGTAACTTTAGTTAATAATGACCGGATTCAAGAAATTAACCGCGAATACCGCAATGTAGACCGGGCGACCGACGTGATTAGCTTTGCAATTGAAGACGATGCGGATGATGATTTTCCGATGATTATGGACGATGAACTGCGGGCAGAAATTCCAGAAAATCTCGGCGATATTTTTGTCAGCATGGACAAGGTGAAGGAGCAAGCCGACTTTTTAGGTCATTCTGAGGACCGGGAGCTTGGTTTTTTGGTAGTGCACGGTTTTTTACATTTAAATGGATACGATCACATGCAGCCAGAAGACGAAGCAGTTATGTTCCCGCTCCAACGAAAGATTTTAGATAACTATGGACTCAAAAAATAA
- a CDS encoding deoxyribonuclease IV → MSDELLIGSHVGMKSPKMFLGSAEEAAGNDETAFMVYTGAPQNSRRKPLAELQIPAGKEYMRNHDLKEVVVHAPYIINLGNTKKPHSFAFAVDFLRKEIERSEAMGATQIVLHPGSHVGAGVDAGLQQIIKGLNQVITPDQKIQIALETMAGKGTELGTSFEQLQTIIAGVEHNEKLSVTFDTCHTYDAGYDVKDDFAGVMAEFDRVIGLDRLKVIHLNDDKNPLGSHKDRHENIGFGTIGFAALNAIAHDSKLKDVPKIMETPAIKVNDKVKVDPHGAEVAMLRQQTFDSQMIEKLTAAAQ, encoded by the coding sequence ATGAGTGATGAATTATTAATTGGTTCCCACGTAGGAATGAAATCTCCCAAGATGTTTTTGGGTTCTGCTGAAGAAGCGGCTGGAAATGATGAAACCGCTTTTATGGTTTACACTGGTGCACCACAAAATTCCCGCCGCAAGCCGTTAGCGGAATTACAGATTCCGGCGGGAAAAGAATATATGCGGAATCACGATTTAAAAGAAGTTGTGGTCCATGCGCCCTATATTATTAACCTGGGTAACACTAAAAAGCCCCATAGCTTTGCCTTTGCGGTTGATTTCTTACGCAAAGAAATTGAACGATCTGAAGCAATGGGAGCTACCCAAATCGTTTTACACCCAGGATCTCACGTTGGCGCCGGAGTAGATGCCGGGTTACAGCAGATTATCAAGGGATTGAATCAGGTGATTACACCGGACCAAAAAATTCAAATTGCCCTAGAAACGATGGCCGGCAAAGGGACGGAACTAGGGACGAGTTTTGAACAGCTCCAAACCATCATTGCGGGAGTCGAGCATAACGAAAAGCTTTCCGTTACGTTTGATACGTGTCATACCTATGATGCCGGTTATGACGTTAAGGATGATTTTGCTGGAGTCATGGCTGAATTTGACCGGGTGATTGGTTTAGACCGACTAAAGGTGATTCACTTAAACGACGATAAAAACCCACTCGGTAGCCACAAGGACCGGCACGAAAACATTGGGTTTGGAACGATTGGGTTTGCAGCGCTCAATGCGATTGCCCACGATTCCAAATTAAAGGACGTTCCCAAGATTATGGAAACGCCCGCTATTAAGGTTAATGATAAAGTGAAGGTTGATCCGCACGGAGCAGAAGTAGCAATGCTGCGGCAACAAACGTTTGATTCGCAAATGATTGAAAAGCTCACTGCTGCGGCCCAGTAA
- the glyS gene encoding glycine--tRNA ligase subunit beta, giving the protein MTRDFLLEIGLEEMPAHVVTPSIHQLQTKVEQFLQAERISYDHIKPFSTPRRLALEITGLAAKQPDVDEEVKGPAKKIAQTEDGSWSKAAIGFTKGQGVTTDDITFKNVKGTDYVFVNKHVAGKPVNEVLMGLVDVIKSMNFPTMMKWGTNHFQFVRPIKWLVALLDDEVLPLELVNVTAGRTTQGHRFLGHSVTLKQVADYEPQLKEQFVIADANQRKNKIKDQIANIAKEHNWQVPVDDELLEEVNNLVEWPTSFAGDFDKRFLDIPREVLITSMRNHQRFFFVEDQSGDLLPHFVSVRNGNSDYLDNVIAGNEKVLAARLYDAEFFYQEDQQHDIDYFVNKLKDVTFHDQISSMYDKMQRVQVISKLIGERVGLNATQLQHLQRAAEIYKFDLVTGMVGEFAELQGVMGEKYALLQGEDPEVAQAIREHYEPIAADGELPASKVGAVLAVADKLDSILTFFAAQMIPSGSNDPYALRRQATGIVRIITKEQWTLPLLPLLQAVVAQEKVQDVLPKVDQIPVFTSVVDFLKERVKKDLKDHDVRYDLVNAAVGATNTDINYNEQSAHTLQDNQANADFKAVIESLTRVTRIADQADAVAEANDVDASLFENESERQLDAAVKKLQADFVSLPADQAYTALAHLEPVIANYFDATMVMAEDAVVRQNRLTELAQLSALINHFADVEAVMVK; this is encoded by the coding sequence ATGACACGTGATTTCCTGTTAGAAATTGGTTTGGAAGAAATGCCAGCCCACGTCGTAACGCCTAGCATTCATCAGCTGCAGACGAAGGTCGAACAATTTTTACAAGCAGAACGGATTAGTTATGATCACATTAAACCTTTCTCCACACCGCGGCGCTTGGCACTTGAGATTACGGGTTTAGCTGCCAAACAACCAGACGTGGACGAAGAAGTGAAGGGTCCCGCCAAGAAAATTGCTCAAACAGAGGATGGCAGTTGGAGTAAGGCAGCCATTGGTTTTACCAAAGGTCAAGGAGTTACGACCGATGACATTACCTTTAAAAACGTGAAGGGAACCGACTACGTCTTTGTCAATAAGCATGTCGCCGGCAAACCGGTTAATGAAGTGTTAATGGGTCTCGTTGATGTCATTAAGTCGATGAACTTTCCCACGATGATGAAATGGGGAACTAACCACTTCCAATTTGTTCGTCCCATTAAATGGTTAGTCGCCTTACTGGATGACGAAGTTTTACCGTTAGAACTAGTCAACGTGACAGCGGGTCGAACTACTCAAGGACACCGTTTCTTAGGACATTCTGTAACTTTAAAGCAAGTTGCTGACTATGAACCTCAATTGAAAGAACAGTTTGTGATTGCTGATGCTAACCAACGGAAAAACAAGATTAAAGACCAGATTGCTAATATTGCCAAAGAACATAATTGGCAGGTTCCAGTTGATGATGAACTGTTAGAAGAAGTTAACAACTTGGTGGAATGGCCCACCAGTTTTGCGGGTGATTTTGACAAACGATTCTTGGACATTCCACGGGAAGTTTTGATTACTTCAATGCGGAACCACCAACGCTTCTTCTTCGTAGAAGATCAATCCGGTGATTTACTCCCGCACTTTGTTTCCGTGCGCAATGGAAACAGTGATTACTTGGACAACGTGATTGCTGGAAACGAGAAGGTGTTGGCTGCTCGGTTGTACGATGCTGAATTCTTCTATCAAGAAGATCAACAACATGACATCGATTACTTCGTCAATAAGTTAAAAGACGTCACTTTCCACGATCAAATTTCATCCATGTACGACAAGATGCAACGAGTTCAGGTTATTTCTAAGTTAATTGGAGAACGAGTGGGATTAAACGCTACCCAACTCCAGCACCTTCAACGAGCAGCTGAAATCTATAAATTTGACCTGGTAACCGGAATGGTTGGTGAATTTGCCGAGTTACAAGGAGTGATGGGGGAGAAATATGCCTTGTTACAGGGTGAAGATCCTGAGGTAGCTCAAGCAATTCGAGAACACTACGAACCCATTGCGGCTGACGGTGAATTACCGGCTTCTAAGGTGGGAGCGGTGTTAGCTGTTGCAGATAAGTTGGATAGCATTTTGACGTTCTTTGCAGCTCAGATGATTCCGAGCGGTTCAAACGATCCATATGCATTACGTAGACAGGCAACGGGGATCGTGCGAATTATTACGAAGGAACAATGGACCCTGCCGTTGTTACCGTTATTGCAAGCCGTTGTGGCCCAAGAAAAAGTGCAGGATGTTTTACCTAAAGTTGACCAAATTCCAGTGTTTACCTCAGTAGTGGACTTTTTGAAGGAACGAGTTAAGAAAGATCTGAAGGATCACGATGTTCGTTATGATTTGGTGAACGCCGCCGTTGGCGCTACGAACACGGACATTAATTATAACGAGCAGAGTGCGCACACTTTACAGGATAACCAAGCAAATGCTGACTTTAAAGCCGTGATTGAGTCTCTAACCCGGGTAACCAGGATTGCGGACCAAGCGGATGCTGTTGCAGAAGCAAACGATGTGGATGCTAGTCTCTTTGAAAACGAATCGGAACGGCAATTAGATGCTGCGGTCAAAAAGTTACAAGCCGACTTTGTTAGTTTGCCAGCTGACCAGGCTTATACGGCTTTGGCCCACTTAGAACCAGTAATTGCTAATTATTTTGATGCCACAATGGTGATGGCAGAAGATGCCGTGGTCCGACAAAACCGGTTAACGGAACTCGCTCAATTATCTGCTCTAATTAACCACTTTGCTGATGTGGAAGCTGTAATGGTGAAATAG
- a CDS encoding YitT family protein has translation MDDVHKVIRRHQIITKLSTAFLYATLVSIAMNFFWTPGHIYSSGITGFAQLLNTVSQRFFPFTLSTALALFLLNVPLLLLAWKQIGHQFAIFTFISVLLASFMIKILHPLTLTSDPLICALFGGAVNGFGTGLALKNQISTGGLDILGIVIQRKTGRSIGNINILFNSLIIVSAGFMYGWPYAFYSAIGLFVNAKVMDLTYTRQQRMEVMIVTDFPKTVVDSVQNHMRRGITIVHNAEGAYNHDKKAILFTVISRYEKNELDEALQEADPHAFAVALDVDEVFGHFYETKPK, from the coding sequence ATGGACGATGTTCACAAGGTCATTCGCCGACACCAAATTATTACGAAACTATCAACGGCGTTTTTGTATGCAACGTTAGTTTCGATTGCCATGAATTTTTTCTGGACCCCTGGGCACATTTATTCATCCGGAATAACTGGATTTGCTCAACTATTAAATACAGTTTCACAACGATTTTTCCCATTTACGCTATCAACCGCGTTAGCGCTGTTTCTGTTAAATGTACCGCTATTATTATTAGCGTGGAAACAAATTGGGCATCAATTTGCCATCTTTACGTTTATTTCAGTTCTGTTAGCCAGTTTTATGATTAAAATTTTGCATCCGTTAACGCTAACGTCCGATCCGTTAATTTGTGCCCTCTTTGGGGGAGCCGTAAACGGTTTTGGAACTGGACTGGCGCTGAAGAATCAGATTTCGACCGGTGGATTAGACATCTTGGGAATCGTAATTCAGCGAAAAACCGGACGTTCAATCGGAAACATCAACATTCTTTTTAATTCCTTGATTATCGTTTCAGCCGGGTTTATGTATGGATGGCCCTACGCCTTTTACTCCGCAATTGGTTTATTTGTGAACGCCAAGGTCATGGACTTAACCTATACTCGGCAACAACGAATGGAAGTCATGATTGTCACTGACTTTCCTAAGACAGTGGTAGACAGCGTGCAAAATCACATGCGCCGTGGGATCACCATCGTGCACAATGCGGAAGGAGCCTACAATCACGATAAGAAAGCCATTTTATTTACGGTTATTTCTCGTTATGAAAAGAATGAGTTGGACGAAGCTTTGCAAGAAGCTGACCCACATGCGTTTGCAGTCGCCCTAGATGTTGATGAAGTGTTTGGGCATTTTTATGAGACAAAGCCGAAGTAA
- a CDS encoding PhoH family protein, translating into MIENFEYQKQLPLSNPNDQAVLFGTQDALVKIIEDELQTSIRYADGVVKIEGNDEADVQLTHDILLNILKLIHAGIHPTESDYVSAVNLGRAGRINSLPDLYNQVLIKDNKGKPVRVKNFGQRQYIQAINQHDITFGIGPAGTGKTYLAVVMAVAALKKGKVDKIVLTRPAVEAGESLGFLPGDLKEKVDPYLRPLYDSLYAILGKDHTDRLIERGVIEIAPLAYMRGRTLENAFVILDEAQNTTNPQMKMFLTRLGFNSKMIVNGDIQQIDLKGNVASGLVTAPQILANIDAIAVVRMTAADVVRNPVVAKIITAYEAE; encoded by the coding sequence TTGATTGAAAATTTTGAATATCAAAAACAATTACCGCTGAGTAATCCTAATGATCAAGCAGTTTTGTTTGGCACTCAGGATGCGCTGGTTAAAATTATTGAAGATGAACTTCAAACCTCGATTCGTTATGCGGATGGCGTGGTCAAAATCGAAGGAAATGATGAAGCGGATGTCCAACTGACACACGATATTTTATTGAATATCCTCAAGTTAATTCATGCAGGCATTCATCCCACCGAAAGTGACTATGTTTCGGCCGTGAATCTCGGGCGCGCGGGCCGGATTAACTCCTTACCGGATTTATATAACCAGGTTTTAATTAAAGATAATAAGGGAAAGCCGGTTCGGGTTAAGAATTTTGGTCAGCGTCAATATATTCAAGCAATTAATCAACACGACATTACGTTTGGAATTGGACCAGCCGGAACAGGGAAAACTTATTTAGCCGTAGTAATGGCAGTGGCCGCTTTAAAGAAGGGAAAAGTTGATAAAATTGTATTAACTAGACCCGCCGTTGAAGCTGGTGAAAGTTTGGGCTTCTTACCCGGAGATTTAAAGGAAAAAGTTGACCCATATTTGCGACCACTATATGATTCGTTGTACGCCATCTTAGGCAAAGATCATACCGATCGTCTGATTGAACGTGGCGTAATCGAGATTGCTCCGTTAGCTTACATGCGGGGGCGGACGTTAGAAAATGCTTTTGTAATTCTTGATGAAGCCCAAAACACCACTAATCCGCAAATGAAAATGTTTTTAACTAGACTGGGCTTTAATTCCAAAATGATTGTGAATGGGGATATTCAACAAATCGATTTGAAGGGGAACGTTGCCAGTGGATTGGTAACGGCCCCTCAGATTCTCGCTAACATTGATGCCATTGCAGTAGTCCGAATGACAGCTGCCGATGTCGTTAGAAATCCAGTGGTTGCTAAAATCATTACCGCTTACGAAGCTGAATAA
- a CDS encoding pyruvate, water dikinase regulatory protein: MKTTYNVFVISDSSGQTGTAIAKTAAAQFPEAYANITQYPFIRTKSILTGILRLAKEKQAIIFHTLVNSELSDMVTQYADENHLFSFDCIQKPIEIISKRLNESSAAVPGLVHDLNAAYFKRIDAIEFTVANDDGRHPENLAKADIVILGVSRTSKTPLSLYLANESYKVANVPIGPNLQLPQEVWDLNPKKVFGLTNSIGKLQEIRIQRMKEYGIENDTRYSNADNIKKELDYAQHLYQKIGCLCINVADKSIEETASIITESLPHVTGPQQ, translated from the coding sequence ATGAAAACCACTTATAACGTTTTTGTCATTTCTGATTCAAGCGGTCAAACCGGAACAGCAATTGCCAAAACTGCTGCGGCTCAGTTTCCTGAGGCCTACGCTAACATTACTCAATATCCTTTCATTCGAACTAAATCAATTCTTACTGGGATTTTAAGACTGGCCAAGGAAAAACAGGCAATCATCTTTCATACCCTGGTGAATTCCGAGCTAAGTGACATGGTAACCCAGTATGCTGACGAAAATCATTTATTTAGTTTCGACTGCATTCAAAAGCCAATCGAAATTATTTCCAAGCGGCTGAACGAATCATCAGCTGCCGTTCCAGGCCTGGTCCACGACTTAAACGCTGCTTACTTCAAACGAATTGATGCCATCGAATTCACAGTTGCTAATGACGATGGTCGTCATCCCGAAAATCTGGCAAAAGCTGACATTGTTATTTTAGGGGTTTCTCGCACTTCCAAAACCCCGCTTTCCTTATATCTTGCTAACGAAAGTTACAAAGTGGCCAACGTCCCCATCGGTCCCAACCTGCAACTGCCCCAAGAAGTGTGGGATTTAAACCCCAAAAAGGTTTTTGGACTCACAAATTCAATCGGAAAATTACAAGAAATTCGGATTCAACGCATGAAAGAATATGGAATCGAAAACGATACCCGCTATTCCAACGCTGATAATATTAAAAAGGAGCTGGACTATGCCCAGCACCTTTATCAAAAAATCGGTTGTTTGTGTATTAACGTTGCCGATAAATCCATCGAGGAGACGGCTTCCATTATTACGGAAAGTCTTCCTCACGTTACTGGGCCGCAGCAGTGA
- a CDS encoding CDP-glycerol glycerophosphotransferase family protein, producing the protein MSYSNNLHMIKRIAAELPAGQKLIVIYNPRTLAAAYDLRAFGVKTIPLKMSISFLIHRIPQVMSARLIFCDNYYALLAGLIRPRKKTRIIQLWHADGTIKCFGWEDPGQRRNHWLKRRRHQLVYDQFDDYVVASKAMGSVFERSFKQPATKMQYLGTPRSDRLFSDNWLQTVRQRVLMAAPELKGKRVILYAPTYRNAEQVNPPAGTIKALAANPNAVVAVKLYQEVNRDQLEMEQFKYPNVKIYDEFTTTDLMTLADTLVTDYSSFIFDFSLMPQARSAIFFMYDLKRYQKEPGVQTGLKKWLPTAPINTVADLKRAVIADEPVNFADFNDYWNTYNDGKAYKRVIDKYVIGRKNAAEDNDE; encoded by the coding sequence ATGAGTTATAGCAATAACTTGCATATGATTAAGCGAATTGCGGCCGAATTGCCAGCGGGACAAAAGTTAATTGTAATTTACAATCCGCGAACGTTAGCCGCTGCATACGATTTACGGGCCTTTGGGGTCAAAACGATTCCATTGAAAATGAGCATTAGTTTTTTAATTCATCGGATTCCCCAAGTAATGTCCGCCCGGCTGATTTTTTGTGATAATTATTATGCTCTTTTGGCGGGGCTCATCAGACCACGAAAAAAGACGCGCATCATCCAACTGTGGCATGCCGATGGTACCATTAAGTGTTTTGGTTGGGAGGATCCCGGTCAGCGTCGGAATCATTGGTTAAAGCGGCGACGCCACCAACTGGTGTATGATCAGTTTGATGATTACGTGGTGGCTTCAAAGGCCATGGGTTCCGTTTTTGAACGGAGCTTTAAGCAACCAGCCACTAAAATGCAGTATCTAGGTACGCCTCGTTCTGATCGACTTTTCAGCGATAATTGGTTACAAACGGTACGCCAACGGGTGCTAATGGCTGCTCCTGAACTGAAGGGAAAACGGGTGATCTTATACGCCCCCACCTATCGAAATGCTGAACAAGTAAACCCACCGGCAGGGACCATTAAGGCATTGGCCGCTAATCCTAATGCCGTGGTGGCGGTGAAACTGTATCAAGAAGTGAACCGAGATCAGCTCGAGATGGAGCAATTTAAGTATCCAAACGTCAAAATTTATGATGAATTTACGACGACGGATTTAATGACCCTGGCCGATACTTTAGTAACTGATTATTCGTCGTTTATCTTTGATTTTAGTTTGATGCCTCAAGCTCGTTCAGCCATCTTCTTTATGTATGATTTAAAGCGTTATCAAAAAGAGCCGGGGGTGCAAACGGGATTAAAAAAGTGGTTACCAACTGCACCGATTAATACCGTGGCCGACTTAAAACGGGCGGTTATTGCTGATGAACCGGTAAACTTTGCTGACTTTAACGATTATTGGAATACTTATAACGATGGAAAAGCGTATAAACGGGTCATTGACAAGTACGTCATTGGTCGTAAAAACGCTGCGGAGGATAACGATGAGTGA
- a CDS encoding diacylglycerol kinase family protein, whose amino-acid sequence MDSKNNRQITKNKNFAQALGHAWDGFYLIFFRERNFRIHLVGMALVIVAGLLLRVDRRSWLWLLLACFLVLSAEIVNTLVEYLVDLVVGPHFDPTAKKIKDIAAGGVLFTAGTAVLIGVIVLLPCLLAKLSF is encoded by the coding sequence ATGGACTCAAAAAATAACCGGCAAATTACGAAAAATAAAAATTTTGCGCAAGCGTTAGGGCACGCTTGGGATGGCTTTTACCTAATCTTTTTTCGCGAAAGAAACTTCCGCATCCATTTAGTGGGCATGGCTCTTGTAATCGTGGCTGGTTTATTGTTAAGAGTCGACCGTCGCTCCTGGTTGTGGTTATTATTAGCTTGTTTCTTGGTTTTAAGTGCCGAAATTGTCAACACACTGGTTGAATACCTAGTGGACTTAGTGGTGGGGCCGCATTTTGATCCAACTGCTAAAAAGATTAAGGATATTGCTGCTGGAGGAGTACTTTTCACTGCTGGAACCGCCGTATTAATTGGAGTTATTGTTTTGTTACCGTGTTTGTTGGCAAAGTTATCATTTTAA
- the rpsU gene encoding 30S ribosomal protein S21: MSKTVVRKNESLEDALRRFKRTVSKSGTLQEFRKREFYEKPSVKRKLKSEAARKRNNKKKKRRNNF, translated from the coding sequence ATGTCAAAAACCGTTGTTCGTAAGAACGAATCTCTTGAAGATGCTCTTCGTCGCTTTAAACGGACTGTTTCAAAAAGCGGAACTCTCCAGGAATTTCGTAAACGTGAATTTTACGAAAAGCCTAGCGTTAAACGTAAATTAAAATCAGAAGCAGCAAGAAAACGTAACAATAAAAAGAAAAAGCGTCGTAACAACTTCTAA
- the glyQ gene encoding glycine--tRNA ligase subunit alpha translates to MTTKLSMQAIGAKLKEYWGKQGCMIMDAYDTEKGAGTMSPFTFLRAIGPEPWNVCYIEPSRRPADGRYGENPNRLYQHHQFQVLMKPSPDNIQDLYIHSLEELGINPLEHDIRFVEDNWENPSMGCAGVGWEVWLDGMEVTQFTYFQVVGGLQMNPVAVEITYGLERLSSYIQDVNNVFDLEWADGVKYGDIFKEPEYEHSKYSFEESDQKMLHELFDAYEKEAQRLIKLGLVHPAYDYVLKCSHTFNQLDARGAVSVTERAGYLARIRKMAHGIAQAFVEERRKLGFPLIKDESERQAVLAQYTKKHETDLKRQAKHKGAAK, encoded by the coding sequence ATGACCACAAAGTTGTCAATGCAAGCAATTGGAGCCAAATTAAAGGAATACTGGGGAAAACAAGGCTGCATGATTATGGATGCCTATGATACGGAAAAAGGAGCTGGAACGATGAGTCCCTTCACTTTTTTGCGGGCAATCGGTCCAGAGCCTTGGAACGTTTGTTACATCGAACCATCCAGACGTCCAGCCGACGGACGGTACGGGGAAAACCCGAACCGGTTATACCAACACCACCAGTTTCAAGTGCTGATGAAGCCATCTCCAGATAACATTCAAGATCTTTACATTCATTCTTTAGAAGAATTAGGCATTAATCCCTTAGAACACGACATTCGGTTCGTGGAAGATAACTGGGAAAACCCGTCGATGGGTTGTGCCGGAGTTGGCTGGGAAGTATGGTTAGACGGAATGGAAGTTACCCAGTTTACTTACTTCCAAGTCGTAGGGGGCTTACAGATGAATCCCGTGGCCGTAGAGATCACTTACGGTTTGGAACGGCTCTCATCTTACATTCAAGATGTAAACAACGTCTTTGACTTGGAATGGGCCGATGGAGTGAAGTATGGCGATATCTTTAAAGAGCCAGAATACGAACACTCTAAGTACAGCTTTGAAGAAAGTGACCAAAAGATGTTGCATGAGCTGTTTGATGCCTACGAAAAAGAAGCCCAGCGCTTGATTAAATTGGGACTCGTACATCCAGCGTATGACTATGTTTTAAAGTGTAGTCACACTTTTAACCAGTTGGATGCGCGGGGAGCCGTTTCCGTTACCGAACGAGCTGGTTATCTAGCCCGAATTCGTAAGATGGCTCATGGAATCGCACAGGCCTTTGTGGAAGAACGCCGGAAACTGGGCTTTCCTTTAATTAAGGATGAATCAGAACGACAAGCGGTACTTGCTCAATATACGAAAAAACACGAAACAGATTTGAAACGCCAAGCAAAACATAAGGGGGCAGCAAAATAA
- the era gene encoding GTPase Era, with amino-acid sequence MSTAFKSGFVAIVGRPNVGKSTFLNRVVGQKVAIMSDKAQTTRNKIQGIYTTAQSQIVFLDTPGIHKPQNKLDEYMDQAALSSLKEVEAVLFMVSATETRGAGDNYIIDQLKKIKSPVYLIINKIDEVEPNQLLPIMDTYKKAYPWAEVFPISALKGNNVDQLLQSLEQTLPEGPQYYPDDQITDHPERFIVQEIIREKILENTRQEIPHSVAVYVEWMRPNEVGKLQIEASIIVERDGQKGIIVGKGGQRLKYISIGARREIEKLLGTKVNLKLWVHVQSGWRDKATALNNLGYSAKNDY; translated from the coding sequence ATGAGTACAGCATTTAAATCAGGCTTCGTAGCCATCGTGGGGCGGCCTAACGTTGGTAAGTCAACCTTTTTAAATCGGGTGGTTGGCCAAAAAGTAGCAATTATGAGCGACAAGGCGCAAACCACCAGAAATAAGATTCAGGGCATTTATACCACTGCTCAGAGTCAAATTGTATTTTTGGATACGCCGGGAATTCATAAGCCACAAAATAAACTAGATGAATACATGGATCAAGCAGCGTTATCCTCCCTAAAAGAGGTGGAAGCTGTTTTGTTCATGGTGAGTGCCACGGAAACAAGGGGAGCCGGGGATAATTACATCATCGATCAGCTAAAAAAAATCAAATCTCCAGTGTACTTAATTATTAACAAGATTGATGAAGTTGAGCCTAATCAATTACTGCCAATTATGGATACGTACAAAAAAGCCTATCCCTGGGCCGAGGTTTTCCCCATTTCGGCCTTAAAGGGAAATAACGTTGATCAGCTTTTGCAATCGTTGGAACAAACGTTACCCGAGGGGCCGCAATATTATCCGGACGATCAGATTACGGACCATCCAGAACGGTTCATTGTTCAAGAAATCATTCGGGAAAAAATCCTGGAGAATACACGTCAAGAGATTCCGCATTCGGTAGCGGTTTATGTGGAATGGATGCGTCCAAACGAGGTTGGCAAATTACAAATTGAAGCTTCAATCATTGTGGAACGCGATGGGCAAAAAGGAATTATCGTTGGGAAAGGCGGTCAACGACTGAAGTACATTAGCATTGGCGCGCGGCGCGAAATTGAAAAATTGCTTGGGACAAAGGTTAACCTCAAGCTGTGGGTGCACGTGCAGTCCGGATGGCGGGATAAAGCAACCGCTTTGAATAATCTAGGTTACAGTGCCAAAAATGATTATTAG
- the recO gene encoding DNA repair protein RecO, whose amino-acid sequence MVNTRSRPFHGILLYRQNYREHDMLVKFFTAEAGKKMFLIRGARRPKFKLTADILPFSYGTYDGTLKKDGLSYISDAKQVKHFTQISDDLTLNAYATYVMGLVDAAFSDGIAAPKWFDQLFYALNLINNGFDPAIVTNIMEVQLLPVFGIAPQLKRCAVCGRKATTYDYSEQFEGLICDRHFAADPHRFHLEPRTIYYLQLFSVVNLQKIGKINVNPRTKRQLQQVLDQIYDNEVGLNLKSKRFLRQMKDWSVG is encoded by the coding sequence ATGGTTAATACCAGAAGTCGTCCCTTCCATGGGATTTTACTGTACCGGCAGAATTATCGTGAACATGACATGCTGGTAAAGTTTTTTACCGCCGAAGCAGGAAAAAAGATGTTTTTAATCCGTGGCGCGCGCCGTCCCAAGTTTAAATTAACGGCTGACATTCTGCCCTTTAGTTATGGAACGTACGATGGCACGTTGAAAAAAGATGGTCTTTCGTACATTTCAGATGCAAAACAAGTGAAGCATTTTACCCAAATCAGTGATGATTTAACGTTAAATGCCTACGCAACCTATGTGATGGGGTTAGTGGATGCCGCCTTTTCTGACGGAATCGCAGCTCCTAAATGGTTTGACCAGTTGTTTTATGCACTGAACCTGATTAATAATGGGTTTGATCCAGCCATCGTTACCAACATTATGGAAGTGCAGTTACTGCCAGTTTTTGGAATTGCTCCGCAGTTAAAACGTTGTGCGGTGTGTGGTCGTAAAGCAACCACGTATGATTATTCAGAGCAGTTTGAGGGTCTGATTTGTGATCGGCACTTTGCTGCTGATCCCCATCGTTTCCATCTAGAACCAAGAACCATTTATTACCTACAATTATTTTCCGTAGTGAATTTACAAAAAATTGGGAAGATCAACGTAAATCCGCGAACCAAACGACAATTACAACAGGTTTTAGATCAAATTTATGATAATGAAGTGGGCTTAAATTTGAAGAGTAAACGTTTTTTACGACAGATGAAAGATTGGTCAGTGGGATGA